A stretch of the Panicum virgatum strain AP13 chromosome 9N, P.virgatum_v5, whole genome shotgun sequence genome encodes the following:
- the LOC120692648 gene encoding NAC domain-containing protein 72-like isoform X2, translating into MIMANPAMLPPGFRFHPTDEELILHYLRNRAANAGCPVDIIADVDIYKFDPWDLPSRARYGDKEWYFFSPRDRKYPNGIRPNRAAGSGYWKATGTDKPIHRGATGESVGVKKALVFYKGRPPKGTKTNWIMHEYRLAADAHAAHTYRPMKFRNTSMRLDDWVLCRIYKKTSHVSPMAVPPLSVHEQDEPCGFDENRPYAASSAGMLVQPAAYPVLHDAPRRMPRIPSLTELFNDPSLAHFFEDGGVPDMARLDQHHHHQHGGATLLGHPVTSQLLINNGNSGLPGQSQEGIRDEYECRHGTCGQETERLLLRCNVPNRQRAAGVPGPPHAAPF; encoded by the exons ATGATCATGGCGAACCCGGCGATGCTGCCGCCCGGCTTCCGGTTCCACCCGACGGACGAGGAGCTGATCCTCCACTACCTCCGCAACCGCGCCGCCAACGCGGGGTGCCCCGTCGACATCATCGCCGACGTCGACATCTACAAGTTCGATCCATGGGACCTGCCAT CCCGGGCGCGGTACGGGGACAAGGAGTGGTACTTCTTCAGCCCGCGCGACCGCAAGTACCCGAACGGGATCCGGCCGAACCGCGCGGCGGGCTCCGGCTACTGGAAGGCCACCGGCACGGACAAGCCCATCCACCGCGGCGCCACCGGGGAGAGCGTCGGCGTCAAGAAGGCGCTCGTCTTCTACAAGGGGCGCCCGCCCAAGGGCACCAAGACCAACTGGATCATGCACGAgtaccgcctcgccgccgacgcccacgCCGCCCACACCTACCGCCCCATGAAGTTCCGCAACACCTCCATGAGG CTGGATGACTGGGTGCTGTGCCGGATCTACAAGAAGACCAGCCACGTGTCGCCGATGGCGGTGCCGCCGCTCTCCGTCCACGAGCAGGACGAGCCGTGCGGCTTCGACGAGAACCGCCCCTACGCCGCGTCGAGCGCCGGCATGCTCGTGCAGCCGGCGGCGTACCCGGTGCTGCACGACGCGCCGCGGAGGATGCCCAGGATCCCGTCCCTCACCGAGCTCTTCAACGATCCCTCGCTGGCCCACTTCTTCGAGGACGGCGGCGTCCCGGACATGGCGCGGCTcgaccagcaccaccaccaccagcacggCGGCGCCACTCTCCTCGGCCACCCCGTCACGAGCCAGCTGCTGATCAACAATGGCAACAGCGGCCTGCCCGGGCAG tCGCAAGAGGGCATCAGAGACGAGTACGAGTGCCGGCACGGCACCTGCGGCCAAGAAACCGAACGGCTCCTGCTTCGGTGCAACGTTCCAAATAGGCAACGGGCTGCAGGGGTCCCTGGGCCACCACATGCTGCTCCATTCTAA
- the LOC120692648 gene encoding NAC domain-containing protein 72-like isoform X1: MIMANPAMLPPGFRFHPTDEELILHYLRNRAANAGCPVDIIADVDIYKFDPWDLPSRARYGDKEWYFFSPRDRKYPNGIRPNRAAGSGYWKATGTDKPIHRGATGESVGVKKALVFYKGRPPKGTKTNWIMHEYRLAADAHAAHTYRPMKFRNTSMRLDDWVLCRIYKKTSHVSPMAVPPLSVHEQDEPCGFDENRPYAASSAGMLVQPAAYPVLHDAPRRMPRIPSLTELFNDPSLAHFFEDGGVPDMARLDQHHHHQHGGATLLGHPVTSQLLINNGNSGLPGQMDSSASTSAAGDGAAAGSRKRASETSTSAGTAPAAKKPNGSCFGATFQIGNGLQGSLGHHMLLHSNMGMN, from the exons ATGATCATGGCGAACCCGGCGATGCTGCCGCCCGGCTTCCGGTTCCACCCGACGGACGAGGAGCTGATCCTCCACTACCTCCGCAACCGCGCCGCCAACGCGGGGTGCCCCGTCGACATCATCGCCGACGTCGACATCTACAAGTTCGATCCATGGGACCTGCCAT CCCGGGCGCGGTACGGGGACAAGGAGTGGTACTTCTTCAGCCCGCGCGACCGCAAGTACCCGAACGGGATCCGGCCGAACCGCGCGGCGGGCTCCGGCTACTGGAAGGCCACCGGCACGGACAAGCCCATCCACCGCGGCGCCACCGGGGAGAGCGTCGGCGTCAAGAAGGCGCTCGTCTTCTACAAGGGGCGCCCGCCCAAGGGCACCAAGACCAACTGGATCATGCACGAgtaccgcctcgccgccgacgcccacgCCGCCCACACCTACCGCCCCATGAAGTTCCGCAACACCTCCATGAGG CTGGATGACTGGGTGCTGTGCCGGATCTACAAGAAGACCAGCCACGTGTCGCCGATGGCGGTGCCGCCGCTCTCCGTCCACGAGCAGGACGAGCCGTGCGGCTTCGACGAGAACCGCCCCTACGCCGCGTCGAGCGCCGGCATGCTCGTGCAGCCGGCGGCGTACCCGGTGCTGCACGACGCGCCGCGGAGGATGCCCAGGATCCCGTCCCTCACCGAGCTCTTCAACGATCCCTCGCTGGCCCACTTCTTCGAGGACGGCGGCGTCCCGGACATGGCGCGGCTcgaccagcaccaccaccaccagcacggCGGCGCCACTCTCCTCGGCCACCCCGTCACGAGCCAGCTGCTGATCAACAATGGCAACAGCGGCCTGCCCGGGCAGATGGATTCGTCTGCCTCGACGTCGGCCGCGggcgatggcgccgccgctggcagtCGCAAGAGGGCATCAGAGACGAGTACGAGTGCCGGCACGGCACCTGCGGCCAAGAAACCGAACGGCTCCTGCTTCGGTGCAACGTTCCAAATAGGCAACGGGCTGCAGGGGTCCCTGGGCCACCACATGCTGCTCCATTCTAACATGGGGATGAACTGA